The following are encoded in a window of Nitrospirota bacterium genomic DNA:
- a CDS encoding PAN domain-containing protein, translated as MTAARNDHIRPAILSTHGPVPFPWAQHCTTGCTASRLVIILSLGLSACSMHEAPHPTLNADRSQTTIQLDKTVHFSAPDGAPVLATPNEYLVERTADEQLRLMPDKGGAPLIVTADRGTHDLEVSAPFPLVLAMNDDARNVVLLMPDGTALDASGSLSGMQTRDIVRPRRHYQLAYHVNPVTGQVQFGDGATGLRPPAASASLSPNYRAGAGSSGNPGVSPPGDSETSMIQLQSILSQRQVALAITTAITAAQSEHFRLEYDTNRPGGDYAQRTEISPASCRAVCAGDGSCQAFTFVKPPPGVTHGQCYLKRTVPAPVGDRCCISAKQKNAQQELIGNIGR; from the coding sequence ATGACAGCAGCCCGGAATGATCACATCAGACCTGCGATTCTCTCGACGCATGGCCCTGTACCGTTTCCATGGGCACAGCACTGCACGACTGGATGCACGGCATCGCGACTGGTCATTATTCTCTCCCTCGGATTATCCGCTTGCTCGATGCACGAAGCCCCGCACCCTACCCTTAACGCCGATCGCTCGCAGACCACGATTCAACTCGACAAGACCGTACATTTCTCTGCTCCGGACGGTGCGCCAGTCCTCGCGACCCCGAATGAATATCTGGTTGAGCGGACGGCGGACGAGCAACTGCGGCTTATGCCGGACAAGGGGGGAGCGCCGCTGATTGTCACCGCAGACAGAGGCACCCATGACCTCGAAGTATCCGCGCCGTTTCCCCTGGTCCTTGCCATGAACGACGATGCGCGCAACGTGGTGCTGCTCATGCCAGATGGGACAGCGCTGGATGCAAGCGGTTCGCTGAGCGGGATGCAGACGCGAGACATCGTTCGACCGCGCCGCCACTATCAATTGGCCTACCACGTGAATCCGGTCACCGGGCAGGTTCAGTTCGGCGACGGCGCGACTGGCCTGCGGCCTCCGGCAGCCTCGGCAAGCCTGTCTCCGAACTATCGTGCCGGAGCCGGATCATCAGGAAATCCCGGCGTCTCACCGCCAGGCGATAGTGAAACCTCGATGATTCAACTCCAGTCGATCCTGTCCCAACGCCAGGTTGCGCTCGCCATTACCACTGCGATCACGGCCGCGCAGTCGGAGCATTTCCGCCTGGAGTATGACACCAACCGCCCTGGTGGAGACTATGCGCAGCGGACTGAAATCAGTCCTGCGTCCTGTCGCGCCGTATGCGCAGGCGATGGAAGCTGTCAGGCCTTCACCTTTGTGAAACCACCTCCTGGAGTGACACACGGGCAATGTTACCTCAAGCGAACCGTACCGGCTCCCGTCGGCGACCGCTGCTGC